TCTATGTGAACGATGCGTTTGGAACGGCTCACAGGGCGCATGCTTCCGTGGTTGGTCTGCCTTCTCTCCTCAAGACGGTGGCCATCGGTTTTTTGATGAAAAAGGAAGTCAATTATCTGCAAGGCGCTGTCTCCAGTCCAACACGTCCTTTTGTGGCTGTTCTTGGCGGAGGAAAAGTCTCCGGAAAATTGGGAGTGATCGCAAATCTCCAGGAAAAAGTCGACAAGATCATCATCGGTGGTGGAATGGCCTTTACGTTTTACAAGGCAATGGGCTTTGAGATCGGGGATTCGCTGGTGGAAGACAACCTGCTCCATATTCCCCTTGAGATGCTGGAGAAGTCCCGAAAGGGGGGATTTAAGCTGTATCTTCCTGTCGATTGTATTGTGGCGGAAAGCCGGGACCCGGCCGCTCCGACCAAGATTGTTCCGTATCAGGAAATTCCGAAGGGGTGGACGGGCCTCGATATCGGTCCCGCCTCCGTGCGCCTGTTTTCGGAAGTTCTCGACAATGCCAAGACGATTCTGTGGAATGGTCCGATGGGTGTTTTTGAAATTGATGCCTATTCAAGAGGTACGTTTGCCATGGCGCATGCCGTGGCAAATTCATACGCCCTGACCGTTGTGGGTGGAGGCGACACGGCCCTCGCGGTCTATCGTGCCGGGGAGGCGGACAACATGACCTTCATTTCGACGGGAGGAGGAGCGGCGCTCGAACTTCTGGAAGGAAAGGAGCTTCCGGGTCTGAAAGCGATTCCTGACAACGAACACTGAGATCAAACATCGGATGGCCGCCGGGGGACGGATGTTTCTTGTCGCAAACTGGAAAATGAATATGACCCGGGACCGGATCGAGACATACCTCGATGCTCTTGAAAGGGAACGCCTGTCATCCATGCTGTCAGGCACCCGGCATCAGATTGCCCTTGCCCCGACCCATGTCTATCTGCAGGACCTTTCCAGGGAAGTCCTCAGGCGGGGTCTTCCTGTCAAAATCTTTGCACAGGACGTCTCGAGCCGGAGTGAAGGTGCATTCACCGGGGAAGTGTCCGTCCGGAATGTTCTGGATGTCGGTGCGGTCGGATCCATCCTCGGTCATTCTGAGCGAAGAAGGTATTTTCAGGAGACGGACGCCGACGTCGCGAGAAAAACCAGCCTTTGTCTCCAGGCTGGAGCAATACCGCTCGTCTGTTTTGGTGAGTCCCGGGAAGAGCGGGATGCGGGAGAGACCCTGAGGGTCCTGCGCCATCAGGTGGCACCCATTGTTGAAGTGGTGACAAAAGCCTTTCGAGAGAATGAAAATATCCCGGTTTACCTGGCCTATGAGCCAGTGTGGGCGATCGGCTCGGGGAAAAACGCCTCCTGTTCGGATATTGAGGAGGTGATTTCTGCGGTTTTGGAAGGTTTTTCCTGGCCCGTTCCTCCATGCATCCTCTACGGGGGGTCGGTGAACCTCGAAAATATTTCTTCTCTCGCAGCACTGGAGAACTTGGCCGGCTTGCTGGTGGGAAGTGCATGGCTGGATCCGGAGACATTTCTGGATTCTGTCAGGGCATTATCCTGACAGGGGTCTTCTTGAGGCCGGTTTTTATCGAAAAAAAGAAGGAGTAAATTTTACATGACAACGCTGATTACCGTCGTTCATGTTCTGACTTGTGTCCTGATCGTGGTCGCTGTCCTTCTCCAGTCCGGAAAAGGTGCGGAAACCGGGGTGATGATTGGCGGTTCCAGTCAGTCCCTCTTTGGTGCACGCGGGGCATCTTCGTTTTTAAGCAAGGTGACGGTCGTTCTTGCGACACTGTTTATGGTGACATCCCTCTCCCTGTCCCTGATCCGGCAAAGTCCGGTCGGACCGTCCCTTCTTCTGAATTCTCCCCTGAAATCCCTGCCTTCAGCACCCCCGCCAAAAACAAAGACCCCCTGAACGTGAAAGGCCGTTCGCCTGTTCCGTTCCTGACGTTGTTTTTTGTCTGTCTGGTGTCGGCGGGTTGTCAGAACTCAAATCATAAACCGTGGTCCGTTCTCCCCCGCTCTCCCCTCGCAGGGGGGAAGCTGGTGATGGATGTGGTTTCGGACCCGAAGACATTCAATCCGGCTCTGGCGACCGAAACAACCAGTACCCAGATTCTGGGGTATTTGTTCCGGGGCCTCACCCGGGAATCTCCGGTGACCGGCGAAATCAAGCCTGATCTGGCGAAAGACTGGGCGATCAGCGATGGGGGACGAACGGTTGTTTTTCATCTTCAGGACGGTCTCCAGTGGTCCGACGGGGTTCCCCTGGATGCCCGGGATGTCACGTTTACATTCCGCCGCATTTATTACAATCCCGCCGTCGCGACGGCGGTTCGTTCCGAACTGATGGTCGGGGGAAAACCCTTCTCGGTCAAACGGAAAGGACGTCTGACGGTCATTGTCAAAACCGTCAAGCCCTTTGCGCCACTTCTGGAAACGATGGGTGTGGAGATCCTCCCGCGCCACATCCTGGAGCCCTGGGTTAAACGGGGCCAGTTCAATCAGGCGTGGTCCGTGAGGGAAAACCCTTCTCATATCGTTGGTACGGGGCCCTTTGTGCTGGAAAAATATCTTCCGGGTCAACTGATTGTTTTGAAAGCCAACGCCCGCTACCGCCCTCCTGTTGGTCTGGATCCTTCTCCCGGTTGCCCGATGCCTTGTCTGTCCCGACTGGTCTTGCGCATCGTCCCAAACGACACGAGTTCCCTGATCCGGTTCATGACGGGAAAAACGGATCTGTACGGGGTCTCTCCCCAGCAGATGGCTGTCCTGAAACCTGTCCAGCAAGAGGATGCGTTTGATCTCATGGTTCGGGGTCCTTCTCTATCGGAGTCATTTGTGACGTTCAACGAGAACCCGCGAGCTCCGCTTCCCCCCTGGAAGATCCGCTGGTTCCGAAATCGTCTCTTTCGCGAGGGAGTCGCTCTTTCAATCGACAGACAGGCCATGATCAATATTGTATTGAGCGGAATGGGGCAACCGATTCCGGGTCCGGTGCCCCGCTCGGTCAAGACATTTTTTGATGAGAAGCTGCACCCTTTTGCCTATGATTTGAAGAAGGCGAAAGCGTGTTTTCTGCGGGGTGGTTTTCATTATGTCCGGGATCGACTGTATGACGATCAGGGCCACCGGGTGTTGGTCGTTCTTCTGACAAATACAGAAAGCCTTGAACGGATTCAGATGGCCCAGATTGTTCAGGCGAACCTGAAAGATGTCGGCATCAAAGTCCGGATCGTTCCGTTGCAGTTCAATATGCTGGCAACCATGGTC
The sequence above is drawn from the Leptospirillum ferriphilum ML-04 genome and encodes:
- a CDS encoding phosphoglycerate kinase, encoding MSPSKVSVDEIDVRGKRVFLRADFNVPLDGDLHITDDRRIRLSLPTINYLIDEGAKVIIGSHLGRPKGKVDPKYSMAPVAKRLSRLLNKDIRFSDQVVGPVVEREVEKMEAGGVLLLENLRFNAGEESNDPEFSRQLSLLCDVYVNDAFGTAHRAHASVVGLPSLLKTVAIGFLMKKEVNYLQGAVSSPTRPFVAVLGGGKVSGKLGVIANLQEKVDKIIIGGGMAFTFYKAMGFEIGDSLVEDNLLHIPLEMLEKSRKGGFKLYLPVDCIVAESRDPAAPTKIVPYQEIPKGWTGLDIGPASVRLFSEVLDNAKTILWNGPMGVFEIDAYSRGTFAMAHAVANSYALTVVGGGDTALAVYRAGEADNMTFISTGGGAALELLEGKELPGLKAIPDNEH
- the tpiA gene encoding triose-phosphate isomerase, with amino-acid sequence MFLVANWKMNMTRDRIETYLDALERERLSSMLSGTRHQIALAPTHVYLQDLSREVLRRGLPVKIFAQDVSSRSEGAFTGEVSVRNVLDVGAVGSILGHSERRRYFQETDADVARKTSLCLQAGAIPLVCFGESREERDAGETLRVLRHQVAPIVEVVTKAFRENENIPVYLAYEPVWAIGSGKNASCSDIEEVISAVLEGFSWPVPPCILYGGSVNLENISSLAALENLAGLLVGSAWLDPETFLDSVRALS
- the secG gene encoding preprotein translocase subunit SecG, producing the protein MTTLITVVHVLTCVLIVVAVLLQSGKGAETGVMIGGSSQSLFGARGASSFLSKVTVVLATLFMVTSLSLSLIRQSPVGPSLLLNSPLKSLPSAPPPKTKTP
- a CDS encoding ABC transporter substrate-binding protein, producing the protein MDVVSDPKTFNPALATETTSTQILGYLFRGLTRESPVTGEIKPDLAKDWAISDGGRTVVFHLQDGLQWSDGVPLDARDVTFTFRRIYYNPAVATAVRSELMVGGKPFSVKRKGRLTVIVKTVKPFAPLLETMGVEILPRHILEPWVKRGQFNQAWSVRENPSHIVGTGPFVLEKYLPGQLIVLKANARYRPPVGLDPSPGCPMPCLSRLVLRIVPNDTSSLIRFMTGKTDLYGVSPQQMAVLKPVQQEDAFDLMVRGPSLSESFVTFNENPRAPLPPWKIRWFRNRLFREGVALSIDRQAMINIVLSGMGQPIPGPVPRSVKTFFDEKLHPFAYDLKKAKACFLRGGFHYVRDRLYDDQGHRVLVVLLTNTESLERIQMAQIVQANLKDVGIKVRIVPLQFNMLATMVMTSYQWEMLLFGLTGVVDPHGDSSVWKSSGFLHLWNPREKKPDQPWEAKVDALFDQGDTTLDPKARKKIYDEWQEIAHHELPMVDLVTPDEITAVRKTLGGIRPSPLGGVVPHITQVYQQGVLSPT